One stretch of Wolbachia endosymbiont of Armadillidium arcangelii DNA includes these proteins:
- a CDS encoding patatin-like phospholipase family protein, giving the protein MVKYILSVDGGGIRGIIPAVILAEIEKRARKTISQIFDLMAGTSTGGIVVAGLCKKDERGNPQYSANDLVELYQEYGSYIFKSSFFRRAILSWFNCAQYPHKNIEFVLDKYFGEDILKNTLSNVLLTSYDIYNNCPFFFKSWKEGNIKLKDALRAATAAPTYFAPKYLKINQKEMVLVDGGVFANNPAACAYASGKRLFPNDDILLLSIGTGRTDRSIEYANSKRFGKIGWIKPLLHVMFSSSLDAVNYQLNQVIANKYIRIQSQLKIASPDMDNITSKNIKSLQQEAKAMIEENQKVIEKFCIEILNI; this is encoded by the coding sequence GTGGTAAAATACATTTTATCCGTTGATGGAGGTGGCATAAGGGGAATAATACCAGCAGTAATTCTAGCAGAAATAGAAAAGAGAGCAAGGAAGACAATTTCCCAAATCTTTGACTTAATGGCAGGTACTTCAACCGGTGGAATTGTTGTAGCAGGGTTATGCAAAAAAGATGAACGGGGAAATCCCCAATATTCAGCAAATGATTTAGTTGAGCTTTACCAAGAATACGGGTCATATATTTTTAAGTCTTCATTTTTTAGGCGAGCAATATTATCTTGGTTTAACTGTGCACAATATCCACATAAAAATATTGAATTTGTACTGGATAAATATTTTGGAGAGGATATTCTAAAAAATACATTAAGTAATGTATTGCTTACAAGTTACGACATTTACAATAATTGCCCATTTTTCTTCAAAAGCTGGAAAGAAGGTAATATTAAGCTGAAAGATGCACTCAGAGCTGCAACGGCTGCACCTACTTACTTTGCACCTAAATATCTTAAAATCAACCAAAAGGAAATGGTATTAGTGGATGGCGGGGTATTTGCTAATAATCCAGCGGCTTGTGCATATGCTAGTGGTAAGAGATTATTTCCTAATGATGATATTCTACTGTTATCGATAGGTACTGGCAGAACAGATAGAAGCATAGAGTATGCCAATTCAAAGAGATTTGGAAAAATAGGCTGGATAAAACCACTACTACATGTGATGTTTTCTTCAAGTTTAGATGCAGTCAACTACCAACTTAATCAAGTTATAGCTAATAAATATATACGCATACAATCGCAATTAAAAATAGCATCACCTGACATGGATAATATTACATCAAAAAATATCAAATCTCTTCAGCAAGAGGCAAAGGCAATGATAGAGGAAAATCAGAAAGTGATAGAGAAATTCTGTATAGAAATATTAAATATATAA
- a CDS encoding helix-turn-helix domain-containing protein yields MEVYVFVSASNVSYGIGQKIENCRLMRGHTQIGLAGQIGLTYQEVNSYENGYSAIPVEVLYIIAKALSATVTDLLPESVIVREYKDEDEEILYLTKIYENQKLGKIVPSLVRFVHISEKINQEEARLEVAKNLVKEGVSVDIISQATGLSIYEYDNTEKEVCTDSIYYRVGQRIREWRLIKRYTQKDLANKVGLTLKEIHEYEIGYTAISFDKLYQIAEGLSVNIKVLLPKTRESKKLLSLMDEYREQESLDALVKSLSEDMKSGKEKVKKAEKVRVAKNLSKADISIDIIVRASGLTADDCEN; encoded by the coding sequence ATGGAGGTATATGTGTTTGTTTCTGCAAGCAATGTTAGTTATGGAATAGGGCAAAAAATAGAAAATTGTAGGTTAATGCGAGGTCATACTCAAATAGGATTAGCAGGTCAAATAGGTTTAACATACCAAGAAGTGAACAGCTATGAAAATGGCTATAGCGCTATTCCTGTTGAAGTATTATATATAATAGCAAAAGCATTATCAGCTACTGTTACAGATCTGCTACCTGAATCAGTAATAGTAAGAGAGTATAAAGATGAAGACGAAGAAATACTCTATCTAACAAAAATATATGAGAATCAAAAGTTAGGCAAAATAGTACCTTCATTAGTCAGGTTTGTTCATATTAGCGAGAAAATCAATCAAGAGGAGGCAAGATTAGAAGTAGCAAAAAATCTAGTTAAAGAAGGAGTTTCAGTTGACATAATTTCCCAAGCAACCGGCTTATCTATTTACGAGTATGATAATACAGAGAAAGAAGTCTGCACTGATTCTATATACTACAGAGTAGGGCAAAGAATAAGAGAATGGAGATTGATAAAAAGGTATACTCAAAAAGATTTAGCAAACAAAGTTGGTTTAACACTCAAGGAAATACACGAGTATGAAATAGGATACACTGCCATATCATTTGACAAATTATATCAAATAGCAGAAGGATTATCAGTGAATATTAAAGTTCTGCTGCCTAAAACAAGGGAAAGCAAAAAGCTATTGAGTTTAATGGATGAGTACAGAGAACAAGAATCATTAGATGCGTTAGTTAAATCTCTATCTGAAGATATGAAAAGCGGCAAGGAAAAAGTTAAAAAAGCAGAGAAAGTCAGGGTTGCAAAGAATCTATCAAAGGCAGATATTTCTATTGACATTATTGTGCGAGCAAGTGGCCTAACTGCTGATGATTGTGAAAATTGA